A stretch of the Bacillota bacterium genome encodes the following:
- the fapR gene encoding transcription factor FapR: MARSKAKEKRQQQLRELLDSDPFMTDEELAATLHVSVQTIRLDRMELGIPELRERTKHLAETTYARIRSVSGGEVIGELTEIELEKSGSSILLTTDDMGFKKTGIVRGHYVFAQGNSLAIALVDAPVALTAKAEVKFVRPVFVGDRVFARAVIKSARADRYEVLVESRVENQLVFVGEFTVVGLQHPPAP, from the coding sequence ATGGCCAGGAGCAAAGCTAAAGAGAAGCGGCAACAACAGCTGCGTGAACTGCTGGATTCAGACCCCTTCATGACCGATGAGGAATTGGCTGCCACACTGCATGTGAGTGTGCAGACAATACGCCTAGACCGCATGGAGCTGGGAATTCCCGAATTGCGGGAACGGACCAAGCATTTGGCAGAAACTACTTATGCTCGAATTCGTTCCGTCAGTGGAGGAGAAGTTATTGGTGAACTGACGGAGATTGAATTGGAGAAATCGGGGTCATCGATTTTGTTGACCACCGATGACATGGGATTTAAGAAGACAGGAATCGTCAGAGGCCATTATGTCTTTGCTCAGGGTAATTCCCTGGCGATTGCCCTGGTGGATGCTCCCGTAGCTCTAACAGCTAAGGCCGAGGTCAAGTTTGTCAGGCCGGTATTTGTTGGGGATCGAGTTTTTGCTCGGGCTGTGATCAAGTCTGCTCGCGCTGACCGCTATGAAGTTCTTGTAGAAAGCCGAGTAGAGAACCAGTTGGTGTTTGTCGGTGAATTCACCGTTGTTGGACTCCAGCATCCACCGGCGCCGTAG
- the rpmF gene encoding 50S ribosomal protein L32: MAVPKRRQSKAKTRSRRANWKTNAPNLGACPQCHEPKLPHRVCGNCGWYDGKKVAAGADE; the protein is encoded by the coding sequence ATGGCAGTTCCAAAGAGGCGACAGTCAAAGGCAAAGACTAGATCTCGTCGAGCCAATTGGAAGACCAATGCTCCAAATCTGGGGGCTTGTCCTCAGTGCCATGAGCCAAAGCTACCCCATCGGGTATGCGGCAATTGTGGCTGGTACGACGGTAAGAAAGTTGCAGCTGGGGCCGACGAGTAA
- a CDS encoding DUF177 domain-containing protein, translating into MRIDISRIKDETGARIEREFSLECSQLGLDDVAEEGRGPVMAKVAITNIGNRTFMVEGRVESQMEFTCSRCLTPFTYHLSGGFSEEYLPKDSERYDQWREREESSGEYPVEEEVRFYDHTYLEISDTLRDAFYLAVPMKIVCKDDCQGICPNCGQSKNDVQCDCKPDNTDLRWAALKELLEEDK; encoded by the coding sequence ATGCGGATTGATATATCACGAATCAAGGACGAAACAGGAGCTAGAATTGAGAGAGAATTTTCCCTGGAGTGTTCCCAGTTGGGACTCGATGACGTCGCCGAGGAAGGTCGGGGACCTGTCATGGCAAAGGTAGCGATCACCAACATCGGCAACCGCACCTTCATGGTGGAGGGTCGGGTAGAGTCCCAGATGGAATTTACCTGTTCTCGCTGTTTGACGCCCTTTACTTATCATTTGTCCGGTGGGTTTTCTGAAGAGTATCTTCCCAAGGATAGCGAACGCTATGATCAGTGGCGGGAGCGTGAAGAAAGCTCCGGCGAGTACCCCGTGGAGGAAGAAGTGAGGTTCTATGACCACACTTACCTGGAGATTAGCGATACCCTGCGGGATGCCTTTTATCTTGCAGTACCGATGAAAATTGTGTGTAAGGATGATTGCCAGGGGATTTGTCCCAACTGCGGCCAGAGCAAGAACGATGTGCAGTGTGACTGCAAACCAGATAATACCGACTTGCGATGGGCCGCGTTGAAAGAATTACTGGAAGAGGACAAATAG
- a CDS encoding peptidoglycan-binding protein, whose translation MRSTKWRFFSCWLIIVGLLCPPVVAADVPLLRQGHRGPEVVVLQDLLASLGYLSGEVDGIFGPNTKRSVVNFQKDEGLVSDGIVGVQTWRRLQAKAPVRDPELVLWEEVDLLFPHGSAATIVDLVTGRSLQVRRYHGHLHADVEPLTAADTKVLKSLYGGCFSWERRAVALEIGGRRIAASMNGFPHGSGSINNNGFSGHFCVHFLGSRLHLDGTMHRSHQEKVLEAAGYSDSPLWFQGDRTR comes from the coding sequence ATGCGGAGCACCAAATGGAGATTTTTCAGCTGTTGGCTCATCATAGTTGGACTGCTCTGTCCACCTGTTGTTGCCGCAGATGTACCCCTGCTTCGTCAAGGCCATCGGGGCCCCGAGGTGGTGGTCCTACAGGACCTTTTGGCTTCCTTGGGTTACCTATCGGGAGAGGTGGATGGGATCTTTGGTCCTAATACGAAAAGGTCAGTCGTCAATTTCCAGAAGGATGAAGGTCTAGTTTCCGACGGCATCGTGGGAGTTCAAACCTGGAGACGTCTTCAGGCCAAGGCTCCGGTGAGGGATCCAGAGCTGGTGTTGTGGGAAGAGGTAGATTTGCTTTTTCCCCACGGCAGCGCTGCCACCATCGTGGACTTGGTTACCGGCCGCTCCCTGCAGGTCCGTCGGTATCACGGCCATCTTCATGCCGACGTTGAACCTTTGACCGCAGCGGACACCAAGGTGCTGAAATCCCTGTACGGTGGATGCTTTAGCTGGGAGCGCAGAGCCGTTGCCCTTGAGATTGGGGGCAGAAGGATTGCAGCTTCGATGAATGGGTTCCCCCATGGAAGTGGAAGTATCAATAATAATGGTTTTAGCGGTCACTTTTGTGTTCATTTCCTCGGATCACGGTTGCATCTAGATGGGACGATGCATCGCAGTCACCAGGAAAAGGTCCTGGAGGCTGCCGGATACAGCGATTCACCCCTGTGGTTTCAGGGCGATCGCACTCGGTAA
- the ylbJ gene encoding sporulation integral membrane protein YlbJ, with protein sequence MPTTSRPSKAGTIILGAAALILTISVIAYPDVAFDASLNGLRIWFDVVLPALLPFFAMSEIMIGLGVVHFMGVLVEPIMRPVFRIPGEGAFAVVMGLASGYPVGARITARLYQEGMCNSVEGERLVSFANTADPLFMIGAVAVGMFGLRSIGSTITIAHYISVVLVGFLMRWHRPAAASTPPSRRKTRGGNMFSRALSAMHQARANDNRSLGQVFGDAVKDTFNALLFVGGCIMMFSVFTAVLTASGTIDWLSTLLQKSLTLFGLNESLAPAVLKGIFEITIGCQAASEASASLLHRAVIASAVIGWSGFSVHSQVAAMVQGTGIRLMPYIIARAMHGVLAAIVTYIIAILNPSVLSSQAAPTIGYSFIPAEGMTFLTVISSASALAGKIALVIAGLVFLAWILSKIKIVSFIVKD encoded by the coding sequence ATGCCCACTACGTCGCGTCCCAGCAAGGCCGGGACCATTATTTTGGGCGCCGCTGCCCTCATCTTAACTATCTCTGTCATTGCTTACCCTGACGTAGCCTTCGACGCCTCATTGAATGGGCTTCGCATCTGGTTTGACGTGGTGCTTCCTGCCCTTCTCCCCTTTTTTGCAATGTCAGAGATTATGATTGGCCTCGGAGTTGTTCACTTCATGGGAGTCTTGGTGGAACCCATCATGCGCCCGGTCTTTCGCATTCCGGGAGAAGGAGCCTTTGCGGTGGTTATGGGTCTGGCTTCGGGGTATCCCGTCGGTGCCAGAATTACAGCCCGCCTGTATCAGGAGGGAATGTGTAATTCCGTTGAGGGAGAGCGTCTCGTCAGTTTCGCCAATACCGCCGACCCGTTGTTCATGATTGGCGCGGTGGCAGTGGGCATGTTTGGACTCAGGAGCATTGGCTCAACCATAACCATCGCTCACTATATCAGTGTGGTCCTCGTAGGATTCTTGATGCGATGGCATAGACCTGCCGCAGCATCGACTCCCCCTTCTCGTCGAAAAACAAGGGGTGGCAATATGTTCTCCCGGGCTCTGTCGGCCATGCACCAAGCCAGAGCCAACGATAATCGCTCCTTGGGTCAAGTTTTTGGAGATGCCGTTAAGGACACCTTTAACGCCCTGCTATTCGTCGGTGGCTGTATTATGATGTTTTCTGTCTTCACTGCCGTGCTGACGGCATCGGGAACCATTGACTGGCTGTCCACCCTACTCCAGAAGTCCCTGACTCTATTTGGTCTGAATGAATCCTTGGCTCCGGCGGTCCTCAAGGGGATCTTTGAAATCACCATCGGGTGTCAGGCTGCCAGTGAGGCCAGCGCCTCACTCCTGCACCGCGCAGTGATTGCCAGCGCCGTCATCGGCTGGAGCGGTTTTTCCGTCCATAGTCAAGTGGCAGCGATGGTACAGGGCACCGGAATCCGCCTGATGCCCTATATAATCGCTCGCGCCATGCATGGAGTACTGGCTGCTATCGTTACGTACATAATAGCTATCCTCAATCCCAGCGTCTTGAGTTCCCAAGCTGCCCCAACTATCGGCTACTCTTTCATCCCAGCTGAGGGAATGACTTTTCTCACCGTGATCTCATCGGCCTCAGCGCTAGCGGGAAAAATCGCCTTGGTTATTGCAGGGCTAGTTTTCCTGGCCTGGATTCTGAGCAAAATCAAAATCGTCTCCTTCATCGTTAAGGACTAA
- the coaD gene encoding pantetheine-phosphate adenylyltransferase has protein sequence MRIAVYPGSFDPVTYGHLDIIRRAANLFDKLYIAILVNPSKTASFTVDERLAMLNETVKDIPNVSCDFFSGLAVNYARRKNAVALVRGLRAVTDFEMEFKMAAMNAQLDEDIETIFMMTNTEYSFVSSSAIKEVASMGGDVSRWVPPHVEQNLYRLYGKNSDRIKVQE, from the coding sequence ATGAGAATCGCAGTTTATCCGGGAAGTTTTGATCCCGTTACTTACGGTCATTTGGACATTATCCGCCGGGCAGCCAACCTTTTTGACAAGCTGTACATTGCAATTTTGGTCAACCCCAGCAAGACAGCGAGTTTTACCGTCGATGAACGATTAGCCATGCTCAACGAAACGGTGAAGGACATTCCCAATGTTTCCTGTGACTTCTTCTCCGGGTTGGCTGTTAATTATGCCCGAAGGAAAAACGCGGTGGCCTTGGTGCGGGGCTTACGAGCGGTGACGGACTTTGAGATGGAGTTTAAGATGGCGGCAATGAACGCCCAGCTTGACGAGGATATTGAAACCATCTTTATGATGACCAATACGGAATACTCCTTTGTCAGCTCCAGTGCTATCAAAGAGGTAGCCAGTATGGGGGGCGATGTCTCTCGCTGGGTACCGCCCCACGTTGAGCAGAATCTGTACCGGTTGTACGGAAAGAACAGCGATAGGATAAAGGTGCAGGAGTAA
- the rsmD gene encoding 16S rRNA (guanine(966)-N(2))-methyltransferase RsmD, producing the protein MRVITGTARGTRLRTVKGGGTRPTSDRVKEALFSILASRVVGARFLDLFSGTGAIAIEALSRGAQTAVLVEKNRRALATIRENLRLTKVEDKATVMGIDVDKALRILGKEAAVFDIIFMDPPYQLDCVPDLVGLIHSEGLLCPDGLVVCEQESGTGLPQAIGDLTLTRTQTYGDTELYFYQYQ; encoded by the coding sequence ATGCGGGTGATCACAGGTACAGCTCGGGGAACACGACTTAGGACTGTCAAAGGTGGCGGTACCAGACCGACTTCCGACAGGGTGAAGGAGGCCCTCTTTTCTATCTTGGCTTCAAGGGTTGTCGGAGCCAGGTTTTTGGATTTGTTTTCCGGAACAGGGGCTATTGCCATCGAGGCTTTAAGTCGGGGGGCGCAGACTGCGGTATTGGTGGAAAAAAATCGCAGGGCTTTAGCAACTATTCGAGAAAACCTAAGACTAACGAAGGTAGAGGACAAGGCTACGGTGATGGGGATTGATGTCGACAAGGCTTTGAGAATTCTGGGCAAAGAGGCGGCTGTGTTTGACATTATTTTCATGGATCCACCGTACCAGCTCGATTGCGTGCCGGACTTGGTGGGCCTGATTCACAGCGAAGGACTCTTGTGTCCCGATGGCCTGGTGGTCTGTGAGCAAGAATCTGGGACAGGCCTACCTCAGGCAATTGGGGATCTAACTCTTACCCGCACTCAGACCTACGGAGACACAGAACTATATTTCTATCAGTATCAATAA
- the recG gene encoding ATP-dependent DNA helicase RecG yields MTVLHRVPVSELKGVGPARTQRLAKLGVETVADLFLLPPRRYEDWSNLTPIAQLRDGQSACVRGQVVGVRHRRTKRRNLSIITGQVQDETGEVGVLWFVTAYKGKVPLLKKLATASEVTLLGTPVSEGGRLIFRTPQVRFPSDPGENVVPVYPLTDGLTQGLIRDLLFQAWTKYAGNIVEFIPESDLHQLGLVSRPEALRRMHWPRNLEEVNQAWRRLAFDELLCLQLILMRKNLQARQHHRGIEHGVDNELVQGYFAQLPFQLTAAQRQAINDIRLDMESPHPMRRLLQGDVGSGKTIVALYAMVKAVAGGYQAAFMAPTEVLAEQHFASLTKTIAELGITFRLLTGRTPPGERREILTGLRSGQVQVVVGTHALIQEGVEFRNLGLAVIDEQHRFGVEQREMLIKPETDLLVMTATPIPRTLALTLYGDLDVSIMDQLPMGRKPIDTRWIAERDRPQVYEFLRRQVAKGRQVYVVCPFVEPSEEVDGKAATTHYQDLVLVFPDLKVGLVHGQMPYKDRAAVMENFYNGTIDILVTTTVIEVGVDVPNATVMVIENAERFGLSQLHQLRGRVGRGVHQSYCLLFANPSTEQGRERIAVMRRVFDGFLIAEADLKIRGPGELLGLKQSGFPEMKFADLTDIKELEKARALALEIIGQAQPPDYLLSTAIEEELAARIQQRLS; encoded by the coding sequence TTGACAGTGTTACACAGGGTACCAGTCAGTGAGTTAAAAGGCGTCGGCCCGGCTCGAACCCAGCGACTAGCGAAGCTCGGTGTTGAGACTGTGGCCGACTTATTTTTGTTACCACCCCGCAGATATGAAGATTGGAGCAATCTAACACCCATCGCCCAGTTAAGGGATGGGCAAAGTGCCTGTGTCCGCGGCCAAGTTGTCGGAGTGCGCCACCGGCGGACGAAAAGGCGGAATTTGTCCATCATCACTGGCCAGGTCCAAGATGAAACCGGTGAGGTGGGAGTGCTGTGGTTTGTCACTGCCTATAAAGGCAAAGTGCCACTTCTCAAGAAGCTGGCCACCGCTTCCGAGGTTACTTTGCTGGGCACTCCGGTGTCGGAAGGTGGGCGGCTCATCTTCAGAACCCCACAGGTGCGCTTTCCATCGGACCCTGGGGAAAATGTCGTGCCAGTTTATCCCCTCACCGACGGGCTCACCCAGGGCTTGATTCGGGATTTGCTCTTCCAGGCTTGGACGAAGTACGCAGGAAACATAGTGGAGTTCATCCCAGAGTCGGATCTTCACCAGTTGGGCCTTGTGTCTCGTCCCGAAGCTCTACGGAGAATGCATTGGCCCCGGAACTTGGAGGAGGTCAACCAAGCCTGGCGGCGACTGGCCTTTGATGAGCTCCTGTGCCTGCAGTTGATTCTGATGCGGAAAAACCTCCAGGCAAGGCAGCACCACCGGGGTATCGAGCACGGTGTTGACAACGAACTGGTGCAGGGTTATTTTGCCCAATTGCCCTTTCAGTTAACGGCGGCTCAAAGGCAGGCGATCAATGACATCCGCCTTGATATGGAGTCGCCTCACCCGATGCGTCGCCTGCTGCAGGGGGACGTGGGTTCAGGCAAGACCATAGTCGCGTTATACGCGATGGTCAAGGCCGTAGCTGGGGGGTATCAGGCGGCCTTCATGGCGCCAACGGAGGTCCTAGCGGAACAGCACTTTGCCTCCCTGACAAAAACCATCGCAGAATTGGGGATCACCTTTCGGCTCTTGACGGGGCGAACGCCACCGGGGGAACGAAGGGAAATCCTTACGGGTTTACGGTCCGGCCAGGTGCAGGTCGTCGTCGGCACCCACGCATTGATCCAAGAGGGTGTGGAATTTCGCAACTTGGGCCTGGCAGTGATCGACGAGCAGCATCGCTTTGGGGTGGAGCAGCGTGAAATGCTGATCAAACCGGAGACGGATCTTTTGGTGATGACGGCCACTCCGATTCCTCGGACCTTGGCCCTAACCCTGTACGGGGATTTGGATGTTTCCATTATGGACCAGTTGCCGATGGGACGGAAACCGATTGATACCCGGTGGATCGCCGAGAGGGATCGGCCCCAGGTCTATGAGTTTTTGCGGAGGCAGGTGGCCAAGGGTCGGCAGGTTTATGTGGTTTGTCCCTTTGTTGAGCCCAGCGAAGAGGTTGACGGAAAGGCAGCGACAACCCATTACCAAGATCTGGTGCTCGTCTTTCCCGATCTAAAGGTTGGGCTGGTTCATGGACAGATGCCCTACAAGGACCGAGCAGCAGTGATGGAGAATTTTTACAACGGAACCATCGATATTCTCGTTACTACTACTGTTATTGAGGTCGGTGTCGATGTTCCCAATGCCACTGTGATGGTTATTGAAAATGCGGAGCGTTTCGGGTTGTCTCAGCTGCATCAGCTGCGAGGTCGAGTCGGGCGGGGGGTGCATCAATCCTATTGCCTGCTCTTTGCCAATCCCAGTACAGAGCAAGGGAGGGAGCGAATCGCGGTAATGCGGCGAGTGTTCGATGGCTTCCTCATCGCTGAGGCAGACCTGAAGATCCGAGGGCCCGGGGAATTGCTGGGACTGAAGCAGTCGGGATTTCCTGAAATGAAGTTTGCGGATCTTACTGACATCAAGGAGTTGGAAAAGGCGAGGGCCCTAGCGCTGGAGATCATCGGCCAGGCACAGCCTCCCGATTATTTACTTTCGACTGCCATCGAGGAGGAACTGGCTGCTCGAATCCAGCAGAGACTTAGCTGA
- a CDS encoding DegV family protein, whose product MGKVAIVTDSGADLPESFQPKQGLHIVPLSVHIDNVDYKDGIDLTREEFRRRLPTAQKIHTAQPSPGDFVKAYQETDYADKVLCLTLSSRLSGTYQSAVMASDMVDNDVVVFDTLSASVGMGLMVMRAVEMANAGATRHEILRQLQQIRDTMRIALLVDTLEYLERNGRIGKAASMLGTVLKIKPVLQIVDGTVAPLDRTRGKTKALQRIVRYFGEEANNNAVTASIAHLEGLDVAAELKAGLAETGVPISQLTISEIGPTIGVHTGPGVAGVAFYPTID is encoded by the coding sequence GTGGGTAAAGTGGCGATCGTTACCGATAGTGGTGCTGACCTGCCGGAATCCTTTCAGCCAAAGCAGGGGTTGCATATCGTGCCCCTATCGGTTCACATAGATAACGTAGACTACAAAGATGGTATCGATCTGACCCGTGAGGAGTTCCGTCGGCGATTACCAACGGCACAAAAAATCCATACGGCTCAACCATCGCCCGGTGACTTTGTCAAGGCGTATCAAGAGACTGACTACGCCGATAAGGTGCTGTGTTTGACCCTATCTAGCAGGTTAAGCGGAACCTACCAAAGTGCTGTCATGGCATCAGACATGGTGGATAACGATGTAGTCGTTTTTGACACTTTGTCGGCATCGGTGGGAATGGGGCTGATGGTGATGCGAGCGGTAGAAATGGCCAACGCCGGTGCTACTCGTCACGAGATTCTTCGACAGTTGCAGCAAATACGGGACACGATGCGTATTGCTTTGCTGGTAGACACCCTGGAATATCTTGAGCGTAATGGACGGATCGGAAAAGCGGCGTCGATGTTGGGAACCGTCCTCAAGATCAAACCCGTGTTGCAGATTGTCGATGGTACTGTGGCTCCCTTGGATCGGACTAGAGGTAAGACCAAGGCTTTACAAAGGATAGTGCGGTATTTTGGTGAAGAGGCTAACAATAATGCCGTAACGGCATCTATCGCTCATTTGGAGGGGCTTGATGTCGCGGCGGAACTAAAGGCCGGATTGGCCGAGACCGGGGTGCCGATTTCTCAATTAACTATTAGTGAAATCGGACCAACTATCGGGGTACATACCGGTCCAGGAGTAGCTGGAGTAGCCTTCTATCCTACCATTGATTGA
- a CDS encoding DAK2 domain-containing protein: MDTERITGSDFRSMLYAAANRLSEQKEYVDSLNVFPVPDGDTGTNMASTIMAAAKEVELSKSDSVGELAAAAAKGSLMGARGNSGVILSQFFRGFADGCQGHDTLGPKELAQAVQAARDTTYKAVMKPVEGTMLTVGRYAADAANKAAESGADVWEVVEAVFQGAQRGLEKTPELLPVLKEAGVVDAGGQGIVTILEGVIGFLRGEDVPSAPLSEGAPESAAPGGISLAEELTFKYCTEFIIKGTGLLTDTIRREISDWGDSMLVVGDEQVVKVHIHTDDPGRVLSYAAKLGDLVEIGIHNMAEQNRQAVEEREARQRKEMSQFNGAVQDSAGVSTESLPAEPEKAVGMVAVCVGQGMAEIFTSLGVDQVVVGGQTMNPSTEDLVAAIDAVPAESVILLPNNKNVLFASSQAAEMSTKPVLVVPTRTIPQGISAAMAFDSEADADTNYENMNEMVYLVSTGEVTYAVRSTKAGDLDINEQDIIGLVEGEIVVAGEDIDEVGLQVVERLRSDDAEIIAVYYGQEMSREQGEAFGKRLEELFPDMEVEVHYGGQPLYYYIIGVE; encoded by the coding sequence TTGGATACGGAACGAATTACTGGTAGCGACTTTCGGTCAATGTTGTATGCTGCTGCAAATAGATTGAGTGAGCAGAAAGAGTATGTTGACTCCCTCAATGTGTTCCCGGTACCCGACGGAGATACCGGAACGAATATGGCTTCGACTATCATGGCTGCAGCCAAGGAGGTAGAGCTATCGAAGTCGGATTCAGTGGGAGAGCTAGCTGCCGCGGCTGCCAAGGGCTCGTTAATGGGAGCCAGAGGTAACTCCGGAGTGATTCTTAGCCAGTTTTTCCGTGGCTTTGCCGATGGTTGTCAAGGCCATGACACCTTAGGTCCAAAGGAGCTGGCTCAGGCTGTTCAGGCTGCTCGGGATACAACCTACAAAGCTGTGATGAAGCCCGTTGAGGGTACCATGCTCACCGTCGGGCGATACGCCGCCGATGCGGCTAACAAGGCCGCAGAGTCTGGGGCAGACGTTTGGGAGGTTGTCGAGGCGGTGTTTCAGGGGGCTCAGCGGGGCCTGGAGAAAACTCCTGAACTACTTCCTGTTCTCAAGGAAGCCGGTGTAGTAGACGCCGGGGGCCAGGGCATTGTCACTATCCTGGAGGGAGTTATCGGGTTCCTTCGAGGAGAAGACGTTCCCAGCGCTCCCCTTTCCGAAGGTGCCCCTGAATCTGCGGCCCCTGGCGGCATTTCCCTGGCAGAAGAGCTAACCTTCAAGTATTGTACAGAGTTCATCATTAAGGGTACTGGACTCTTGACCGACACCATTCGTCGAGAGATTAGTGATTGGGGAGACTCGATGCTAGTCGTTGGCGATGAGCAGGTGGTCAAGGTTCATATCCATACCGATGATCCTGGCAGAGTCCTTTCCTATGCCGCTAAGCTTGGTGATTTAGTTGAGATCGGAATTCACAATATGGCAGAGCAGAACCGTCAGGCAGTGGAAGAGAGAGAGGCCAGACAGCGGAAAGAGATGAGTCAGTTCAACGGTGCCGTGCAGGATTCCGCCGGAGTGTCGACCGAAAGCTTGCCGGCTGAACCTGAGAAGGCAGTGGGCATGGTTGCCGTTTGTGTAGGGCAGGGGATGGCGGAGATTTTCACTAGTCTTGGAGTCGATCAGGTAGTGGTCGGGGGTCAAACGATGAATCCCAGCACCGAGGATCTAGTCGCGGCCATCGATGCGGTACCCGCGGAATCAGTAATTCTGTTGCCCAACAATAAGAATGTGTTGTTTGCCTCAAGTCAGGCGGCGGAAATGTCCACGAAACCGGTACTAGTAGTGCCAACTCGGACAATTCCCCAGGGAATCAGTGCAGCCATGGCCTTTGATTCCGAGGCTGATGCCGACACCAACTACGAGAACATGAATGAGATGGTCTACCTGGTGTCCACCGGTGAGGTTACCTATGCCGTTCGCAGTACAAAGGCCGGGGACTTGGACATCAACGAACAAGACATCATTGGGTTGGTTGAGGGAGAAATTGTTGTCGCCGGTGAGGATATCGACGAAGTGGGATTGCAGGTGGTTGAGCGACTCAGGTCCGATGACGCAGAGATTATCGCCGTGTACTACGGACAAGAAATGAGTCGTGAACAGGGCGAGGCCTTTGGAAAGCGATTGGAAGAGTTGTTCCCTGACATGGAGGTAGAAGTTCACTACGGCGGGCAGCCACTTTATTACTACATCATTGGTGTCGAATAG
- a CDS encoding Asp23/Gls24 family envelope stress response protein — MASTRENGLGRIEISESVIAIIAGTAASECYGLVGMASRNVQDGISEFLGWENLERGVQVYLHEGAVEIELHIVVEYGVKISEVAHNVMEQVKYAVENSCGLEVLKVNVHVEGVRVRRENKRKR, encoded by the coding sequence GTGGCCAGCACTAGGGAAAATGGATTAGGTAGAATAGAGATCTCTGAGTCGGTGATTGCGATTATCGCTGGGACAGCCGCATCTGAGTGCTATGGATTGGTTGGTATGGCGTCTCGCAATGTGCAGGATGGAATTTCCGAGTTCTTGGGCTGGGAAAACCTCGAGCGTGGAGTTCAGGTTTACCTACACGAAGGGGCCGTAGAAATCGAACTGCACATCGTGGTAGAGTATGGCGTTAAGATTTCTGAGGTAGCTCACAACGTCATGGAACAAGTCAAATACGCCGTAGAGAACAGTTGCGGATTAGAGGTTCTGAAGGTTAATGTTCATGTCGAAGGAGTAAGGGTCAGAAGGGAAAACAAGCGAAAGAGGTAA
- a CDS encoding 50S ribosomal protein L28, with product MARVCVVCNKGTRTGNAVSHSMRATKRTWRPNLQKIRVTDNNGATRRAYVCTRCLKSGKVTRAL from the coding sequence GTGGCAAGAGTTTGCGTTGTGTGTAATAAAGGTACTAGGACCGGAAACGCTGTGTCCCACTCGATGAGAGCCACTAAGCGGACTTGGCGTCCCAACTTACAGAAAATCCGTGTTACAGATAACAATGGAGCCACTCGTCGGGCTTATGTTTGCACCCGCTGCCTCAAGTCCGGTAAGGTTACCAGAGCTCTATAA
- a CDS encoding thiamine diphosphokinase has product MKKVKAGIKRAVILLHGELDIGDFQLQGDDFLICADGGTEHAGELGWVPDLVIGDMDSISPILQQQIQNRGVELSIFPVEKDQTDGELALDYALGLEVEEIVILGALGGRVDHMLSNIFMLSQGAHRKVQIISGRQRLQVIDSQIEIQGQVGDWVSLIPLTPEVSGIFTTGLYYELRDGTLAFGSSLGNSNRMIESVATVKIHAGKLLVVHLQDK; this is encoded by the coding sequence GTGAAGAAGGTAAAGGCGGGGATCAAACGGGCAGTCATCCTGCTCCACGGTGAGCTGGATATCGGTGATTTTCAGCTTCAAGGTGACGACTTTCTCATCTGTGCCGATGGAGGCACCGAACACGCCGGTGAGTTAGGATGGGTACCGGATTTAGTGATCGGGGATATGGATTCCATATCCCCGATCCTCCAGCAACAGATCCAGAACAGGGGCGTTGAGCTATCCATCTTTCCCGTGGAAAAGGACCAGACCGATGGGGAGCTGGCCCTAGACTACGCCCTGGGACTTGAGGTCGAGGAAATTGTCATCTTGGGCGCGCTGGGCGGAAGAGTGGATCACATGCTCAGTAATATCTTCATGTTAAGCCAAGGAGCCCATCGCAAGGTGCAGATTATTTCCGGCAGACAGCGCCTGCAGGTGATTGATTCACAGATAGAGATTCAGGGTCAAGTTGGGGACTGGGTGTCGCTGATTCCTCTGACCCCAGAGGTTTCCGGCATATTCACTACCGGTTTGTACTATGAATTACGGGACGGAACCCTAGCCTTTGGATCCTCCTTGGGAAACAGTAACCGGATGATCGAAAGTGTAGCCACGGTGAAAATCCATGCAGGCAAGCTCTTGGTGGTTCATCTTCAGGACAAATAG